Proteins found in one Methanospirillum hungatei JF-1 genomic segment:
- a CDS encoding cation:proton antiporter, whose protein sequence is MSPEGVMSSIEFQMSLLLFVALAGYLLASRINQSAVIGEILVGLIVGPSILGLVTYTDFVSSIAHLGAIILLFVIGFEFNIHEIFNIKYGFIAAFGVIVPWIGGYATALLFHFNMQGAFFVGTALTATSIAITANVLREINQLQSEAAKAIIGAAVIDDVLSLLALAITEDFVSGSFTVEGVVLVFIKAIGFMGIFGLLGVSVISKFLMKLDHSKIAEKFPEFVFITAMMIAFFYAMMADLVGLSGIVGAFLAGVSMESVGLRHSKDLKEGAEYLQIIFASIFFVSLGILVDMHALTLDGIIFMLVLTGIAILTKVIGCAVPSRLIGMCTKDSLIVGFGMSPRGEVAMIVALIGLTGGIIGQDIYAGIVFMSLLTTISTPIVYRNWLYRKTPCIAEKTE, encoded by the coding sequence ATGAGTCCTGAAGGTGTCATGTCATCGATTGAGTTTCAGATGAGTCTGCTTCTTTTCGTGGCCCTGGCCGGGTATCTCCTGGCATCCCGTATCAATCAGTCTGCAGTCATTGGTGAGATTCTTGTCGGACTGATTGTGGGGCCAAGTATCCTCGGTCTTGTGACATACACCGATTTTGTAAGCAGCATCGCCCATCTTGGCGCGATTATTCTTCTGTTTGTTATTGGATTTGAGTTTAATATCCATGAAATTTTTAACATAAAATATGGGTTTATTGCAGCTTTTGGAGTTATTGTTCCCTGGATAGGTGGCTATGCCACGGCTCTTCTGTTTCATTTTAATATGCAGGGAGCCTTTTTTGTAGGGACTGCTCTTACTGCCACAAGTATTGCGATAACGGCAAATGTCCTCAGGGAAATAAATCAGCTTCAGTCAGAGGCTGCAAAAGCGATCATCGGTGCGGCGGTCATTGATGATGTTCTGAGTTTACTGGCTCTTGCAATCACGGAGGATTTTGTCTCCGGGTCATTCACCGTGGAGGGAGTCGTATTAGTCTTTATAAAGGCAATTGGATTTATGGGTATCTTCGGCCTTCTTGGTGTATCGGTTATCAGCAAGTTCCTCATGAAACTTGACCATTCAAAGATTGCCGAGAAGTTTCCTGAATTCGTTTTTATCACCGCGATGATGATCGCATTCTTCTATGCCATGATGGCTGATCTGGTGGGTCTTTCTGGTATTGTTGGGGCATTTCTTGCAGGAGTCTCAATGGAGAGTGTGGGCCTCAGACATAGCAAGGACTTAAAGGAAGGTGCAGAGTACCTCCAGATCATATTTGCATCGATATTCTTTGTCTCTCTTGGTATTCTGGTTGACATGCATGCTCTGACACTGGATGGTATCATCTTCATGCTGGTTCTGACAGGTATTGCCATACTAACAAAGGTTATTGGATGTGCAGTACCTTCCCGTCTTATCGGGATGTGCACAAAGGATTCCCTTATAGTCGGGTTTGGGATGTCACCCAGGGGGGAAGTAGCCATGATTGTCGCCCTTATCGGACTTACCGGTGGAATTATCGGGCAGGATATCTATGCAGGCATTGTCTTTATGAGTCTTTTAACCACTATCAGCACCCCGATAGTATACCGGAACTGGCTATACCGGAAAACACCCTGTATTGCAGAAAAAACAGAATAA
- the nikR gene encoding nickel-responsive transcriptional regulator NikR translates to MSPSFADSEQDDLYDHDLSRIGVSLPSNLLQSFDQILKNRGYSSRSEGIRDAIRSYIRYHKWMADLSGPRQGIITLVYDHHQRGLVAAITDIQHDFMDLIQASLHSHVTHNRCVEVLLVKGDAQQVKGIAERLMAQKGVETVKLTTIPLEG, encoded by the coding sequence ATGTCTCCCTCATTCGCTGATTCGGAACAGGATGATTTGTATGACCATGATCTATCCCGGATCGGAGTATCACTTCCATCGAATTTACTTCAGAGTTTTGATCAGATTCTGAAAAACAGGGGATATTCTTCCAGATCTGAAGGTATACGGGATGCCATTCGTTCGTATATCAGATATCATAAATGGATGGCTGATCTCTCCGGCCCCAGGCAGGGCATTATCACGTTAGTCTATGATCACCATCAACGCGGACTTGTCGCGGCAATCACCGATATCCAGCATGACTTCATGGATTTAATTCAGGCTTCACTGCATTCCCATGTGACTCACAACCGGTGTGTGGAAGTTCTTTTAGTAAAGGGAGATGCCCAGCAGGTAAAAGGGATTGCCGAGCGTCTTATGGCTCAAAAAGGTGTTGAAACGGTAAAGTTAACTACCATACCCCTTGAAGGGTAA
- a CDS encoding class I SAM-dependent methyltransferase codes for MTPAGNIHENKTGQRQAWDAEYQVKGTLWGNSPLEPTTQINQGIFLDLGCGNGKNLRTASFATCRIGLDFSMTALRLCRSRSELADVSFICADVRYLPFKKSQIQNIDAHHILGHLLHTDRITAAREITRTLSPDGELLVTVFGTEDFRSTSGVEVEDGTLLKGNGIITHYFSESDIQSLFVDLTLLSASPCTWTMRVKNQLFPRFVWILRYRKSGHTVPGPKTGVSSGL; via the coding sequence ATGACACCGGCGGGTAACATTCATGAGAACAAAACCGGTCAACGGCAGGCCTGGGACGCAGAGTACCAAGTTAAGGGGACGCTCTGGGGGAATTCCCCTCTTGAGCCGACAACCCAGATAAACCAGGGAATATTTCTGGACCTGGGATGTGGAAATGGGAAAAACCTTCGCACCGCCTCTTTTGCGACCTGCCGGATAGGACTTGATTTCTCCATGACGGCGCTCCGCCTCTGCAGATCACGATCTGAACTGGCTGACGTTTCCTTTATCTGTGCTGATGTACGATATCTCCCTTTTAAAAAATCACAGATTCAGAATATTGATGCTCATCATATCCTGGGGCATCTTCTGCACACGGATCGCATAACCGCTGCCCGTGAGATAACACGAACTCTCAGCCCGGATGGTGAATTGCTGGTAACCGTTTTTGGGACAGAAGATTTCAGATCAACATCCGGTGTGGAAGTAGAAGACGGGACATTGCTCAAAGGGAATGGAATTATTACCCATTATTTTTCAGAATCTGACATTCAATCATTGTTTGTTGATCTTACGCTGCTCTCTGCAAGTCCCTGCACATGGACCATGCGAGTCAAAAACCAACTGTTCCCGCGTTTTGTATGGATACTCAGATATAGAAAATCCGGGCATACCGTACCAGGCCCAAAAACCGGTGTGAGCTCCGGACTATGA
- a CDS encoding type B DNA-directed DNA polymerase: MTKSDSSFLLDITRTKTGVDIWEKTGGQLSCTHHSLEQGFLLSFPDSHQFYQLLDGLADEYPVTPYRITTIYGEEDGYRVQAGRDVAQKIEEQTLYQARLFNVDIRPEQIFCAHTKKIVGGFQDADRFSPDQKADLDLMEITCRENPHRNPHPEHITIITSARQWILDGPERTIAEDLFTIIQDKDPDIILFPDYDTWSGIFFGIARENYLFNAFSRTGRFHTVAPRSYFSYGRMEHRLGAKIPEGRIIIDTKQSFMYREGDLRGIFLASRLAGLSPNLTCRLTPGTLISSYEVYEALARGYAVPFRKSDAEACRRVTAMRLDYRGGYILQPPPGIFADVTQIDFTSFYPSIIVSENLSPETLNDRTKPGFLSSVLEPVITLRQHTKQMKKTDPSYAGMDGVLKWMLVTCFGYTGYKNARFGRIEVHEEITRAATRILKDCVKLTEAHGGKVLHAIIDCLFIRGGHAGTIQEEIERMTTFHTEADTYDWVVFLPQSDGSGSYCSYFGRLKTGKMKVKGVSTNRRTTPPYVVRMQNEMFDILGTYQEIDGIPDARDTLYSVYRRYLDTMNHADLRDFIITRRIGKHTYNKQCIAQAVLDTYKEHHVTIEPGMDASFLVRDEKRLIVDPSWDAQGIDTRYYKRLLDKAYEEVVSMLP; this comes from the coding sequence ATGACCAAATCAGACAGTTCATTCCTGTTGGATATTACCCGGACCAAAACCGGAGTGGATATCTGGGAGAAAACAGGTGGTCAGCTCTCCTGCACCCATCACTCCCTTGAGCAGGGTTTTCTTCTTTCTTTTCCGGATAGTCATCAGTTTTACCAGCTCCTAGATGGCCTTGCTGACGAATACCCCGTTACTCCATACCGGATTACCACCATTTACGGAGAAGAGGACGGATACCGGGTTCAGGCCGGGAGGGATGTTGCACAGAAGATAGAAGAACAGACCCTGTACCAGGCACGACTGTTTAACGTTGATATCAGGCCTGAACAGATCTTCTGCGCACACACAAAAAAGATAGTTGGAGGGTTTCAGGATGCAGATCGGTTCTCTCCTGATCAGAAAGCAGACCTTGATCTGATGGAGATTACCTGCCGGGAAAATCCTCACCGGAATCCCCATCCTGAACACATTACCATCATCACCAGCGCAAGGCAATGGATACTTGACGGGCCGGAGCGCACTATTGCAGAAGATCTCTTTACGATAATCCAGGATAAGGACCCGGATATCATACTTTTTCCTGATTATGACACATGGTCCGGAATTTTTTTTGGAATAGCCAGGGAGAATTATCTGTTTAATGCGTTCAGCAGAACCGGCAGGTTTCACACTGTTGCACCCAGATCCTATTTCAGCTATGGAAGAATGGAACACCGGCTTGGGGCGAAGATTCCTGAAGGCCGGATAATTATTGACACCAAGCAGAGTTTCATGTACCGTGAAGGGGATCTCCGGGGAATTTTTCTTGCATCCAGGCTTGCCGGGCTTTCACCCAACCTTACCTGCAGGCTCACACCTGGCACACTGATCTCATCATATGAAGTATACGAAGCCCTTGCCCGGGGGTATGCAGTCCCTTTCCGGAAAAGTGATGCAGAGGCATGCAGAAGAGTCACGGCAATGAGACTTGATTACCGCGGAGGATACATACTTCAGCCTCCACCAGGTATATTTGCCGATGTTACCCAGATTGACTTTACCTCATTTTATCCGTCCATAATCGTCAGTGAAAACCTCTCTCCGGAGACATTGAATGACCGGACAAAACCCGGATTTCTTTCATCAGTGTTGGAACCGGTCATTACGCTCCGACAACATACCAAGCAGATGAAAAAGACTGATCCATCCTATGCAGGGATGGACGGCGTATTAAAATGGATGCTGGTCACCTGTTTTGGTTATACCGGTTATAAGAACGCCAGGTTTGGAAGAATCGAGGTCCACGAGGAGATTACCCGTGCCGCTACCCGGATATTGAAAGACTGTGTGAAACTTACCGAGGCCCATGGTGGAAAAGTTCTTCATGCAATCATCGACTGTCTGTTCATCAGGGGCGGTCATGCAGGAACCATCCAGGAAGAGATAGAACGGATGACAACCTTTCATACGGAGGCTGATACCTATGACTGGGTTGTTTTTCTTCCCCAGTCTGACGGGAGCGGGTCCTACTGCTCTTATTTCGGGCGGTTGAAAACCGGGAAGATGAAGGTGAAGGGAGTTTCTACAAACCGGAGGACCACTCCGCCCTATGTTGTCAGGATGCAGAATGAGATGTTTGATATACTTGGCACATACCAGGAAATTGATGGCATCCCGGATGCACGGGACACCCTGTACTCTGTATACAGGCGGTACCTGGATACCATGAACCATGCAGATCTCAGGGATTTTATCATCACAAGGCGTATCGGGAAGCACACCTACAACAAACAATGCATTGCCCAGGCGGTTCTTGATACATATAAGGAGCATCATGTTACCATAGAGCCAGGTATGGATGCCTCATTCCTTGTCAGGGATGAGAAACGGCTCATAGTGGATCCTTCCTGGGACGCTCAGGGTATTGATACACGGTATTATAAAAGGCTCCTTGACAAGGCTTATGAAGAAGTGGTCTCTATGCTTCCCTGA
- a CDS encoding response regulator produces MTRVLYIDDEKTLLTLTQIYLREEANLDVEIAASAEEGLVLLRNESFDAIISDYDMPDMDGIELLKCVRKENPTIPFIVFTGKGREEIVIEALNYGADFYLQKGGDPKPLFTELANAIRHLVRRSKAEDSAVQHMQYWKNVQESISRKLQDIENSAQALTNITEDLPESQEHIRKILMRTQEIHEELHNQYKPEMK; encoded by the coding sequence ATGACTCGTGTTTTATATATCGATGATGAAAAAACCCTCCTTACTCTTACTCAGATCTATCTGAGAGAGGAGGCAAATCTTGATGTTGAAATTGCAGCATCAGCTGAAGAAGGACTTGTACTTCTGAGAAATGAATCATTTGATGCGATAATTTCAGATTATGATATGCCGGATATGGATGGGATTGAACTATTAAAATGTGTGCGGAAAGAAAATCCTACTATCCCGTTTATCGTGTTCACCGGAAAGGGGCGTGAAGAGATAGTCATTGAAGCCCTGAATTACGGTGCTGATTTTTATCTGCAGAAAGGCGGAGATCCAAAACCACTCTTTACAGAACTTGCAAATGCTATCCGCCATCTTGTCAGAAGAAGTAAGGCTGAAGATTCTGCAGTGCAGCATATGCAATACTGGAAGAATGTTCAGGAATCTATAAGCAGGAAGTTGCAGGATATTGAAAATTCTGCTCAGGCTTTAACGAACATTACAGAAGATCTCCCTGAAAGTCAGGAACATATCCGGAAGATCCTTATGCGTACACAGGAAATCCATGAAGAACTCCATAACCAGTACAAACCGGAGATGAAATAA